A region from the Poecilia reticulata strain Guanapo linkage group LG12, Guppy_female_1.0+MT, whole genome shotgun sequence genome encodes:
- the LOC103473569 gene encoding low-density lipoprotein receptor-related protein 2 isoform X1, with translation MSCGVDMDLRLVVCLIFLPNLRFSSGQLLTCPEGQWQCDDGNCITTAWRCDGEGDCLDGSDEMECTAATDLDCPAGQFPCMDSVGCVDASARCDGQKQCPTGSDEENCPATEGCLDSEWMCGNRICIPKELHCNGQNDCMDNSDEEDCGKCSETGLRCPEGKCLSAEHRCDGQVHCSDGSDEPITCGRTCSMYNGGCSHKCADESWGARCICPVGHKLSPNGAVCEDLDECASSVPHCAHYCTNTIGSYYCHCREGFKLNGDSTCQALGNATKLLMVQRNSIGLLNVKSKRFTAIEAPVSDPVASTYDITRGWYYWADGSGSIYKTNGRNTWTTFTGPPGIKGLACDWLNGYLFWTNKKTESIYMQSTDDKSFTTLLSKNVRPSELVLLPIESLMFWVNEGLGDRVTLEKSWMDGSDRSTLVVLTAQFAHSLTADVAAGRLYWISDSKRSVETVKADGTGRHSFTGLFKKRPAVSLAVFEGMFFWVDQRGLWQAPQDQSNPKKLVRKTDLPLLSVYHELQQPKGSSPCAKTPCLLCQLTKNNPAGFTCVCPYFKVLLPGGTCEYPRFLYGTLTAIGLLEFKGKESSETELFSSKEGILSFDVDWNRNWLYWANRTGHVQRTKLTLDKTEFISMPLPVCLLSVEQRSGNLFWVSCDQNIIGTSAPSSNYPQQLYHTTKEISGFYLDWLRGGMFWLEEGRVFGMGMTGEKATELLQIAGEVGGNVAFDLRASSLHWNSKRGGLTTLSLLKEKSHQAGKRWNISGSVLAAFEPFLLSVSNKVITLWDRRDGSKIQSVSVEGPVLSIVTVLGDIQTVPDAKVCNAPSWLCHQSSICLPQNLLCDGKRDCPEGDDEELCVSACPKEDFMCMDRRNCIPRILLCDGRAHCHDGSDEVDCPTVAAPLSQTNALKCRSGSVLCQDGTECVLYSHVCDGEADCKDGSDERGCDATQEPISSTKPNKKLPVTKPPAFTLPACLSPSVLCPSFKAYICISQSQLCDGIKDCPDGFDEQNCVKRCLLRSDFRCKDHRSCVPKSSVCDGHLHCLDGSDEADCPNMAHNGLKCRFGSKRCRDGLSCVLMSHICDGERDCQDGSDEDGCDTPEITTTFAPTTPPCTSPSVLCPSSSICIKPTQMCDGRRDCPDGSDEKCVKRCSSKSDFHCKDRQSCIPLSQVCDGRSQCNDGSDELSCPSEAPPAAPNKILKCQFGSTLCQDGLRCVLLSHICDGERDCQDGSDEDRCDDAQSGAVENEPLIRSTPTKEETRPPTVPPCTSPSVLCPGSTICIKHTQMCDGKRDCPDGSDEKCVKRCTSSTDFRCKDRRRCIPQNQVCDGRSQCTDGSDEANCLSAVVQAAPKEVVKCRFGSRLCNDRTACVLLSHICDGETDCQDGSDEEGCDSESAPGHSMGNDLSKSPGLDKEVTLTPTKPPCTSPSVLCRDSSVCIQHTQVCDGKEDCPDGSDEKCIDGCPSERDFLCGDRRHCIPKSQVCDGHSHCNDGSDEVGCQSVAQPESPTKILKCRFGSKLCRDGTACVFLSHICDGETDCQDGSDEEECDESLTRSPTPTKEVTLTKPPCTSPSVVCPDSSVCIKPTQMCDGTWDCPDGYDEKCVERCPSNHFHCKDRRSCVPQNQVCDGRSQCNDGSDEVNCQSAVPPAARTKVLKCHFGSKLCDDGTSCVLLSHICDGDVDCHDGSDEEGCDNGSLNRSPTPTKETALIPTNPPCISPSLLCPGSSICIKPTQMCDGTRDCPDGFDEKCVNRCPSDADFRCNDRRRCIPKTQVCDGRSQCNDGSDEMNCRNGEAAPKTQSKVQKCRFGSKLCRDGMECVLLSHVCDGEADCQDGSDEEGCDASAQSTLDNDYMNEPPKPVKRFGQPTTTPPCTSPSVLCPGTSICLKASQICDRRKDCPDGSDEKCVRRCPGTDFRCKDRRRCVPKSQVCDGRSQCNDGSDEYNCRSVESRPSRTNPLKCRMGSRMCRDGTDCVLFSHVCDGERDCRDGSDEEGCDAAETIDESSSPNKQFCSFPSVLCPDSNVCINPSQLCDGIRDCPDGSDENCVKKCADGTDFLCKDRRSCVSRSLVCDGRAHCYDGSDEADCRSATAPPLESVVLKCRMGSKPCKDGKECVSFSHVCDGEIDCMDRSDEEGCQEMCDEGEFRCAHGKMCIPEAEVCDGKPQCRDHSDEVDCWQRTKSCEHRCADGKRCIPKKFLCDGEPDCLDGTDELNCDSAPTDFPVASTSACITPSVLCPGSSRCIAQHQLCDGQKDCPDGFDEMECIVQCENPADFLCKDQRKCIPKTQLCDGRSNCLDGSDEKQCQSELTSAPSLNAPRTRHGPLKCRTGFKLCKNGLECIMYSHVCDGERDCQDGSDEEGCEKQCKPGQFQCSHGRKCIQQEQVCDGQNDCQDHSDEMDCSKPIESCHHLCDNKTRCVPKTFLCDGEKDCADGSDEDECGSVVCAPTQHRCESGQCISEAFKCDGYPDCHDHSDEAGCPRAPRCPAHLRCPHSHECLQEEWLCDGEEDCKDGSDEKNCNNPPTKCRKYQFQCRDGGLCIPQSWRCDGKEDCDNGVDEDKCIQRKCPYHLYQCGSKECLETRLVCNGIANCVDGSDEGVGCAQRNCSSLSAPTCDHRCVSTPKGPRCYCGAGXRLQSSSKSCMDIDECSSTPATSCKHLCQNTRGSYSCLCHPGFYLEPDNKSCKTKDEPLLLASVQSELLILGVHSGTLQLLSSAERPVFALDFHWAEQRVYWLSPDHQSIRWADMETKTKGTLTKGVTSDSIAVDWVGKNLYWVDRLAGQILAIKLSSSIVKSQDYTVVLGENLEQTSSLVLIPDKGLMLWSEIGSIPQIERSGMDGSQRKVLVSQDLSWPVSLTYDFLDDRVYWADEKLHCIGSALLDGDSIKILQLMETPSPFSVAVFSDRMFWSDTKRRTVRSADKKTGKNQTVLLKRPGQPFGLKLMHALSQPAVSSPCDHLRCSHLCLLAPAQGKSRAGAPAVNAAVCRCPKGLLLSQDRMTCVLPKESSFILLLSRNNIAQIYLRSMRRFGIALKKMPNGRDFNLPGVPEAMSLDINFLELSVFVAYLRHGSVDVLKLSNSRSKPELVFAGQIVKLQKDDSVTALAVDWVTSNLYWSSMKRPDIHVTSRLENHTTSLLQGPLIGVASIALHPSSSRLCYFGIVMMGSRSHTEIHCAWMDGRNKVVLWKRLSVPVSMVFTNDGTRIYWADTGEGIIGSIGVDGSAYKEYKTGPNLLVTFTFIENFFFWVTQDKDVSKLWFSDGLQPKQLWFETKTKVSEIRSYNNETQSGSNHCSNGNGGCVHLCLPYPGGRTCKCAWGFYSANDTSCVPLPSCPSGEESCLDGSKCIGSKRFCDGHADCPDQSDEQDCPGSASFGTIIGGDQSLQSSPHQPDTQKNDIVPNEDLASCDLQRCNGHGNCVTEGKVTRCHCLQGYEGEFCQNQQRQSHPVIILVSICLVSAVVVGALIFTKRRWEYMRSRSADKENLITNMVIPGEQDSDSEELESPVDVKNPLPNK, from the exons ATGAGTTGCGGGGTCGACATGGACCTGCGCTTGGTCGTTTGCTTAATTTTTCTGCCGAATCTAAGATTTTCCTCTG GCCAACTATTGACTTGCCCTGAGGGTCAGTGGCAGTGTGATGATGGAAACTGTATTACTACTGCGTGGAGATGTGATGGGGAAGGAGACTGTCTGGATGGATCGGATGAAATGGAGTGTACTG CTGCCACAGACTTGGATTGTCCAGCTGGTCAGTTTCCATGCATGGACTCTGTTGGCTGCGTAGATGCGTCAGCCCGCTGTGATGGACAGAAGCAGTGTCCCACTGGTTCTGATGAGGAGAACTGTCCAGCCACAGAGGGCTGCCTGGATTCTGAGTGGATGTGTGGAAACCGCATCTGTATCCCCAAAGAACTGCACTGCAATGGACAAAACGACTGCATGGACAACTCTGATGAAGAAGACTGTG gtaaATGTAGTGAGACTGGCCTTCGATGTCCTGAGGGAAAGTGTCTGTCAGCTGAGCATAGGTGTGATGGACAGGTTCACTGTTCTGATGGCAGTGATGAGCCCATAACCTGCG GTCGTACCTGTTCCATGTACAATGGCGGCTGCAGCCATAAATGCGCAGATGAATCCTGGGGAGCTCGATGCATTTGTCCTGTTGGACACAAGCTCTCCCCTAATGGTGCCGTCTGTGAAG atttggATGAATGTGCTTCATCTGTTCCTCATTGTGCACATTACTGCACAAACACCATTGGATCTTACTACTGCCACTGCAGAGAGGGGTTTAAGCTTAACGGAGACAGTACATGTCAAGCTTTAG GTAATGCTACCAAACTGCTGATGGTGCAGAGGAACAGCATAGGACTTCTGAATGTAAAATCCAAACGGTTCACAGCCATTGAGGCTCCAGTGTCGGACCCAGTGGCTTCAACATATGACATTACTAGGGGGTGGTATTACTGGGCCGACGGTAGTGGCAGCATTTACAAAACTAATGGCCGGAACACCTGGACAACATTTACTG GACCACCTGGAATCAAAGGTCTAGCCTGTGATTGGCTAAATGGATACCTGTTCTGGACCAATAAGAAGACTGAGTCAATCTACATGCAGTCAACTGATGATAAAAGCTTTACAACTCTGCTGAGCAAAAATGTCAGGCCATCAGAATTGGTGCTTCTACCCATTGAGAG TCTTATGTTCTGGGTCAATGAAGGTCTGGGTGACAGAGTGACTTTAGAGAAGTCGTGGATGGATGGATCGGACAGAAGCACTCTTGTGGTTCTCACTGCCCAGTTTGCCCACAGCCTCACAGCTGATGTAGCTGCTGGAAGACTCTACTGGATCAGTGACTCAAAGAGG TCTGTAGAGACGGTGAAGGCAGATGGAACTGGCCGACACTCTTTCACCGGACTCTTTAAGAAGAGACCAGCTGTCAGCCTCGCTGTCTTTGAAGGCATGTTCTTCTGGGTTGATCAAAGGGGACTTTGGCAGGCTCCCCAAGACCAGTCAAATCCAAAGAAGCTCGTCAGGAAAACTGACTTGCCTCTGCTGTCGGTCTACCATGAGCTCCAACAACCAAAAG GCTCTTCTCCTTGTGCTAAGACTCCTTGTCTCCTCTGTCAACTGACTAAAAACAACCCTGCTGGATTCACCTGTGTTTGTCCATATTTTAAAGTACTGCTACCTGGTGGGACATGTGAAT atcCACGGTTTTTATATGGCACTCTAACGGCAATYGGATTGTTGGAGTTTAAAGGCAAAGAGTCCTCCGAAACAGAACTGTTTTCTTCAAAAGAAGGAATTCTGTCTTTTGATGTCGACTGGAACAGAAACTGGTTGTACTGGGCAAACCGAACTGGCCATGTTCAACGCACCAAGCTAACTCTGGACAAGACGGAGTTCATTTCAATGCCTTTGCCAG tttgtCTGCTGTCTGTGGAGCAGAGGAGTGGCAACCTTTTCTGGGTGTCATGCGACCAGAACATCATTGGCACCAGTGCACCCAGTAGTAATTACCCACAGCAGCTGTACCACACCACAAAGGAGATCAGTGGCTTTTACCTGGACTGGCTGAGAGGTGGAATGTTCTGGTTGGAGGAGGGTAGGGTCTTTGGCATGGGGATGACAGGAGAAAAGGCTACGGAGCTGCTGCAAATAGCAGGAGAAGTCGGAGGGAACGTCGCCTTTGACCTCAGAGCCAGCAGTCTCCACTGGAACTCTAAAAGAGGAG GTCTGACAACATTGAGTTTGCTGAAGGAGAAAAGCCACCAAGCAGGAAAAAGGTGGAACATCTCAGGCTCAGTACTGGCTGCTTTTGAGCCTTTCCTTTTGTCTGTCTCCAACAAAGTCATAACTTTGTGGGATCGGCGTGACGGGAGCAAAATTCAGTCAGTTTCTGTGGAAGGTCCAGTGTTGAGTATCGTCACTGTACTTGGAGATATTCAAACAG tgCCTGATGCCAAAGTCTGCAATGCGCCGTCTTGGTTGTGCCATCAGTCGTCCATCTGCCTTCCACAAAACCTGCTCTGCGATGGTAAAAGGGACTGCCCTGAAGGAGACGATGAGGAGCTCTGTGTCAGCGCCTGTCCTAAAG AAGATTTTATGTGCATGGATAGAAGAAACTGTATTCCCAGAATCCTTCTGTGTGATGGCCGTGCACACTGTCATGATGGCTCCGATGAAGTTGACTGTCCAACGGTTGCAGCTCCTTTATCACAGACAAATGCCTTGAAGTGTCGCAGTGGCTCAGTGCTGTGTCAAGATGGCACAGAGTGTGTTCTGTACAGTCATGTCTGCGACGGAGAGGCAGACTGTAAGGATGGATCTGACGAACGGGGATGTG ATGCAACTCAAGAACCCATAAGTTCTACGAAGCCAAACAAAAAGCTTCCCGTTACCAAACCTCCTGCCTTCACTCTGCCAGCGTGCCTCAGCCCTTCTGTCCTCTGCCCTTCCTTTAAGGCATACATTTGCATTTCTCAGAGCCAGTTGTGTGATGGCATTAAAGACTGTCCAGATGGCTTTGATGAACAGAACTGTGTGAAGAGATGCCTTTTAAGAA GTGATTTTCGCTGCAAGGATCATCGGAGCTGCGTGCCAAAGAGTTCAGTCTGCGACGGCCACCTACACTGCCTTGATGGCTCGGATGAAGCGGACTGTCCAAACATGGCTCATAATGGGTTAAAATGTCGCTTTGGGTCCAAACGTTGCCGAGACGGCCTGTCATGTGTTCTCATGAGCCACATCTGTGATGGCGAGAGGGACTGTCAGGATGGATCAGATGAAGATGGATGTG ACACTCCAGAAATTACAACAACCTTCGCTCCCACCACACCTCCCTGCACCAgtccttcagttctgtgtccaAGTTCTTCTATATGCATTAAACCAACACAGATGTGTGACGGGCGGAGAGATTGTCCTGATGGATCTGATGAGAAATGTGTGAAAAGGTGCTCTTCTAAGT CTGATTTCCACTGCAAAGACCGTCAAAGTTGCATCCCGCTGAGCCAAGTGTGCGATGGTCGCTCTCAGTGCAACGATGGCTCAGATGAGCTCAGTTGTCCAAGTGAAGCACCCCCTGCAGctccaaataaaatcctaaaatgcCAGTTTGGTTCCACACTCTGTCAGGATGGTCTGAGATGTGTCCTTCTCAGCCACATTTGTGATGGAGAGAGAGACTGTCAGGATGGATCAGATGAAGACAGATGTG ACGATGCGCAGAGTGGTGCTGTTGAAAATGAGCCACTTATTAGATCTACACCCACTAAAGAAGAAACTCGGCCTCCCACCGTGCCTCCATGCACAAgtccttcagttctgtgtccaGGTTCAACAATAtgcatcaaacacacacagatgtgtGATGGAAAGAGGGACTGCCCTGATGGGTCTGATGAAAAATGTGTCAAGAGATGCACTTCTTCCa CTGACTTCCGTTGCAAAGACCGTCGGCGCTGCATCCCACAGAACCAGGTCTGTGACGGGCGTTCTCAGTGCACTGATGGCTCGGATGAGGCGAACTGCCTGAGCGCAGTGGTTCAAGCGGCTCCAAAAGAAGTGGTGAAATGTCGCTTTGGTTCCAGACTTTGTAATGACAGGACGGCGTGTGTTCTGCTGAGCCACATCTGTGATGGAGAAACGGACTGTCAGGATGGATCAGATGAAGAAGGCTGTG ATTCAGAGAGTGCTCCTGGCCATTCTATGGGAAATGATCTAAGTAAATCTCCTGGGCTGGATAAAGAAGTAACACTAACTCCCACTAAGCCTCCATGCACCAgtccttcagttctgtgtcgaGATTCATCTGTATGCATCCAACACACACAAGTGTGTGATGGAAAGGAGGACTGTCCTGATGGATCTGATGAGAAGTGCATAGACGGATGTCCTTCTGAAA GAGACTTCCTCTGTGGAGACCGCCGGCACTGCATCCCAAAGTCCCAAGTGTGTGACGGTCACTCTCATTGTAACGACGGTTCAGATGAGGTTGGCTGTCAAAGCGTAGCGCAGCCTGAATCTCCTACCAAAATCCTAAAATGCCGGTTTGGGTCCAAACTGTGTCGAGATGGGACGGCGTGCGTCTTCCTAAGTCACATTTGTGATGGAGAAACGGACTGTCAGGATGGATCCGATGAAGAAGAATGTG ACGAGAGCTTGACTCGGTCTCCAACACCCACAAAAGAAGTCACTCTGACTAAGCCTCCCTGCACCAGTCCATCAGTTGTGTGTCCAGATTCATCTGTATGCATCAAACCAACACAGATGTGTGATGGAACATGGGACTGTCCAGATGGATACGATGAGAAATGCGTGGAAAGATGTCCATCCAACC ATTTCCACTGCAAAGACCGTCGAAGTTGCGTTCCACAGAACCAAGTGTGTGACGGTCGCTCTCAGTGCAACGATGGCTCAGATGAGGTTAACTGTCAAAGCGCAGTGCCCCCTGCTGCTCGTACTAAAGTCTTGAAATGTCATTTTGGGTCCAAACTGTGTGACGATGGTACATCATGTGTCCTTCTGAGTCACATTTGTGATGGGGATGTGGATTGTCATGATGGATCAGATGAAGAAGGATGTG ACAATGGGAGCTTGAATCGGTCTCCAACACCCACTAAAGAAACGGCTCTGATCCCAACTAATCCTCCCTGCATCAGTCCATCACTTCTGTGTCCAGGTTCTTCTATATGCATCAAACCAACACAGATGTGCGATGGAACGAGAGACTGTCCTGATGGCTTTGATGAGAAATGTGTCAATCGGTGTCCCTCTGACG CCGACTTTCGTTGCAATGACCGTCGAAGATGCATCCCTAAAACCCAAGTATGTGACGGGCGTTCCCAGTGCAACGATGGCTCAGATGAGATGAACTGTCGCAATGGAGAGGCTGCTCCTAAAACGCaatcaaaagtacaaaaatgtcgGTTTGGTTCCAAACTTTGTCGGGACGGGATGGAATGTGTCCTTCTGAGCCACGTTTGTGATGGTGAGGCAGACTGCCAGGATGGATCGGATGAAGAAGGATGTG ACGCCAGTGCCCAAAGTACTCTGGATAATGACTACATGAATGAACCTCCCAAACCAGTCAAACGTTTTGGTCAGCCTACCACAACTCCACCATGCACGAgcccttcagttctgtgtccaGGCACCTCAATTTGCCTCAAGGCCTCACAGATCTGTGATCGAAGGAAAGACTGTCCTGATGGGTCTGATGAGAAATGTGTGAGAAGATGTCCAGGCA CTGATTTCCGCTGTAAAGATCGTCGACGCTGTGTCCCAAAAAGCCAGGTCTGTGACGGCCGCTCCCAGTGCAACGACGGCTCGGACGAGTACAACTGTCGGTCAGTAGAGTCTCGACCATCTCGGACAAACCCCCTGAAATGTCGCATGGGGTCCAGAATGTGTCGCGATGGGACCGATTGTGTCCTCTTCAGCCATGTCTGTGATGGGGAAAGGGACTGTAGGGACGGATCGGACGAGGAAGGCTGTG ATGCTGCAGAAACAATTGATGAATCCTCATCCCCCAACAAACAGTTCTGTAGTTtcccttcagttctgtgtcctGATTCAAACGTATGCATCAACCCGTCTCAGTTATGTGATGGGATCAGAGACTGCCCTGATGGATCTGATGAGaactgtgtgaaaaagtgtgcCGACGGAA CCGACTTTCTCTGCAAGGACCGTAGGAGCTGCGTGTCTAGGAGTCTGGTTTGTGATGGGCGCGCTCACTGCTATGATGGCTCGGATGAGGCCGACTGTCGGAGCGCAACTGCTCCACCGCTTGAGTCCGTTGTATTAAAGTGCCGCATGGGCTCAAAGCCATGCAAAGATGGCAAAGAGTGTGTTTCATTTAGTCATGTTTGTGATGGCGAAATCGACTGCATGGACAGGTCTGATGAAGAAGGATGCCAAGAAATGTGTGATGAAG GAGAGTTTCGGTGTGCCCACGGGAAGATGTGCATCCCTGAGGCTGAGGTTTGTGATGGCAAGCCACAGTGTCGGGACCACTCTGACGAGGTGGACTGCTGGCAGCGAACAAAGAGCTGTGAACACCGTTGTGCTGATGGCAAGCGGTGCATCCCAAAGAAGTTTCTCTGCGATGGCGAGCCAGACTGCCTGGATGGAACGGATGAACTGAACTGTG ATTCTGCTCCAACAGATTTTCCTGTTGCCTCGACATCAGCTTGCATCACTCCTTCAGTTCTGTGCCCAGGCTCATCACGGTGCATCGCTCAACACCAATTGTGCGATGGACAAAAGGATTGCCCAGATGGCTTTGATGAAATGGAATGCATAGTTCAATGTGAAAACCCAG CGGACTTCCTGTGCAAAGACCAGAGGAAGTGTATCCCAAAGACTCAACTGTGTGATGGCCGTTCCAATTGTTTAGATGGTTCAGATGAGAAGCAGTGCCAATCAGAACTTACATCTGCAC CTTCTCTTAATGCACCAAGAACAAGGCATGGGCCTCTAAAGTGCCGCACAGGTTTCAAGCTGTGTAAAAATGGCCTGGAGTGCATCATGTACAGCCATGTCTGTGATGGAGAGCGTGACTGCCAGGATGGGTCTGATGAGGAGGGATGTGAGAAGCAATGCAAGCCAG GACAGTTCCAGTGTTCTCATGGGAGAAAATGCATCCAACAAGAGCAGGTGTGTGATGGGCAGAACGACTGTCAGGACCATTCGGATGAAATGGACTGCTCCAAACCAATTGAAAGCTGCCATCACCTTTGTGACAATAAGACTCGCTGCGTTCCAAAGACCTTTCTTTGCGACGGAGAAAAGGACTGCGCTGATGGCTCGGATGAAGATGAATGTG GTTCGGTCGTCTGTGCTCCGACTCAGCATCGTTGCGAGAGCGGGCAGTGCATTTCTGAGGCATTTAAATGTGATGGTTATCCTGACTGCCACGACCACTCGGATGAGGCGGGCTGTCCAAGAGCCCCACGTTGCCCGGCACACCTTCGATGCCCACACAGCCATGAATGCCTGCAGGAAGAGTGGCTTTGTGATGGAGAAGAGGACTGTAAAGATGGCTCGGATGAGAAG AACTGCAACAACCCTCCAACAAAGTGCAGGAAGTACCAATTTCAATGCAGAGACGGTGGTTTGTGTATTCCTCAATCCTGGAGGTGTGATGGAAAAGAAGACTGTGACAATGGAGTGGATGAGGATAAAT GCATCCAAAGGAAATGCCCCTACCATCTTTACCAATGTGGCAGCAAAGAATGTCTGGAAACCAGGCTGGTGTGTAACGGCATAGCCAACTGTGTTGATGGCTCAGATGAAGGTGTGGGATGTGCTCAACGCAACTGCTCAAGTCTTTCAGCTCCTACCTGCGACCACAGATGTGTCAGCACCCCTAAAGGACCG AGGTGTTACTGCGGTGCTGGTYTCAGGCTGCAGTCCAGCTCCAAGTCCTGTATGGACATTGATGAGTGCTCTTCAACACCAGCTACTTCATGCAAGCACCTTTGCCAGAACACTCGGGGATCCTACAGCTGTCTCTGCCACCCTGGCTTCTACCTTGAGCCAGATAACAAAAGCTGCAAGACAAAAG ACGAGCCTCTGCTTTTGGCTTCGGTGCAGTCCGAACTGCTGATTCTTGGAGTCCATAGCGGTACATTGCAGCTTCTCTCCTCTGCTGAGCGGCCTGTTTTTGCTCTGGATTTTCACTGGGCTGAGCAGAGGGTCTACTGGCTGAGCCCTGACCACCAGAGCATCCGCTGGGCTGACATGGAAACTAAAACCAAAGGGACGCTGACCAAAG gtGTGACGTCTGACTCGATCGCAGTGGACTGGGTTGGTAAGAACCTGTACTGGGTGGACAGACTTGCTGGACAGATTCTGGCTATAAAGCTAAGCAGTTCAATCGTGAAATCTCAGGACTACACTGTAGTTCTTGGAGAGAACCTGGAGCAGACGAGCTCACTGGTCCTGATACCAGACAAGGG ATTGATGTTGTGGTCTGAGATTGGCAGCATCCCTCAGATTGAGCGGTCTGGGATGGATGGCTCACAGAGAAAAGTACTGGTGAGCCAGGACTTGAGCTGGCCAGTCAGTCTGACCTATGACTTCCTGGATGACAGAGTCTACTGGGCTGATGAGAAGCTGCACTGCATAGGCTCAGCCTTGTTGGATGGAGACTCCATAAAG ATCCTACAGTTGATGGAAACTCCAAGCCCTTTTTCTGTGGCGGTTTTCAGCGACCGCATGTTCTGGTCTGACACCAAGAGAAGAACTGTTCGTTCAGCCGACAAGAAAACTGGCAAGAATCAAACGGTTCTTCTGAAGAGACCTGGACAGCCATTTGGATTAAAA CTGATGCATGCCCTCTCCCAACCAGCTGTATCAAGCCCTTGTGATCATCTTCGATGCTCCCATCTCTGTCTTTTGGCTCCTGCACAAGGAAAATCTAGAGCTGGAGCTCCGGCAGTAAATGCTGCAGTTTGTCGATGTCCAAAGGGTCTGCTTCTTTCTCAGGACAGAATGACCTGCGTTCTTCCCAAAGAGTCATCCTTCATCCTGCTTTTGTCCCGCAACAACATAGCTCAG atttacttGCGCTCTATGCGCCGTTTCGGAATCGCACTGAAGAAAATGCCAAATGGCAGAGACTTCAATCTCCCAGGAGTACCCGAGGCCATGAGTCTGGACATTAACTTCTTGGAGCTCTCTGTGTTTGTTGCTTATTTAAGACATGGCTCTGTGGATGTGCTAAAACTCTCAAACTCCAGATCAAAACCAGAGCTTGTGTTTGCTGGACAAATCGTAAAGTTACAG AAGGATGATTCTGTAACTGCTCTGGCAGTAGACTGGGTGACCTCCAATCTTTACTGGAGCAGCATGAAGAGGCCGGACATACATGTGACGTCGCGTCTCGAGAACCACACCACCTCTCTGCTGCAAGGACCTCTCATT GGAGTTGCATCAATCGCCCTCCATCCTTCCTCGAGTAGGCTCTGCTATTTTGGCATAGTAATGATGGGTTCAAGGAGCCACACCGAGATCCACTGTGCATGGATGGATGGCCGTAATAAAGTAGTGCTGTGGAAGCGGTTAAGCGTTCCTGTCTCCATGGTTTTCACTAATGATGGAACCAGAATCTATTGGGCTGACACTG gTGAAGGAATAATAGGATCTATTGGAGTGGATGGATCGGCGTACAAGGAGTACAAAACGGGACCCAATCTACTTGTGACTTTCACATTTATTGAGAACTTTTTCTTTTGGGTCACTCAAGACAAAg ATGTCAGCAAATTATGGTTCAGTGATGGACTCCAACCGAAGCAGTTGTGGTTCGAAACAAAGACAAAGGTGTCCGAAATCAGGTCCTACAACAATGAAACCCAGTCTG GAAGCAACCATTGCTCAAACGGCAACGGTGGATGTGTCCACCTCTGCCTGCCCTATCCAGGAGGACGGACTTGTAAGTGTGCGTGGGGCTTTTACAGTGCCAATGACACTTCCTGTGTCCCACTTCCTTCCTGCCCCTCTGGAGAGGAATCCTGTCTAGATGGCAGCAAGTGTATCGGGAGCAAGAGGTTCTGTGACGGCCATGCAGATTGTCCAGACCAGTCGGATGAACAGGACT GTCCAGGATCTGCCTCATTTGGGACCATCATTGGTGGTGACCAGTCTCTACAGTCTTCCCCTCACCAACCTGACACTCAGAAAAACGACATTGTGCCTAATGAAGACTTGGCGTCATGTGATCTCCAGCGCTGCAATGGCCACGGCAACTGCGTCACAGAGGGCAAAGTCACTCGCTGCCACTGCCTACAAGGTTACGAGGGAGAATTCTGCCAGAATCAACAAAGACAAAGTCACCCAGTGATCATCCTGGTGTCCATTTGTCTGGTCTCTGCAGTAGTAGTGGGTGCACTGATCTTCACTAAAAG AAGATGGGAATACATGAGAAGTAGATCTGCCGATAAAGAGAACCTGATAACAAATATGGTTATTCCGGGTGAACAAGATTCTGATTCTGAG GAGCTGGAATCCCCTGTAGATGTGAAGAACCCACTgccaaataaatga